From a single Falco rusticolus isolate bFalRus1 chromosome 17, bFalRus1.pri, whole genome shotgun sequence genomic region:
- the SYCP1 gene encoding synaptonemal complex protein 1, which yields MEKEKPFKLFVPPRPSGGQVSAVKPQTSTRATGLCQGFNKCPDDDFNLPFVTTSIPNRGEITNSDAISQQVKLCSEADEENIATMNELYSKLYKEAEKIKQWKQTVESELKQKERKLQENRKIIEAQRKAIQELQFENEKLSLKLEDEINENKDLLKENNASRHLCNLLKETCTHFTEKSTKYEHEREETRQVYVELNNNIERMIMAFEELRVQAENTRLEMCFKLKEEAEKVDKFEKECKLEVSMKEKQISALTIQSDEKDDIIRDIKTQLQEAKNKIADFVEAKRHEGELLRETQMNQEHLRAELEEAKVSLQKTEVTQKSLEIELQTAVNALIQVTGEKEAQVEECKKAKALHASLIEEYETSISNMKSLLQKEQNRLEKYEDESKLLTLELRNKSAELEEMTKLKCDKEMKLEELSETLGKVEGLLVKKKDLEATVENLQEREKEMENTLQIREKEIHDLKVQLTSTAEKEQNYLKQLMTLNTDLEQEAQKNDQLTVYINKLLLEKEQLAQEKSGMATEIKKLGENNEDSRKKEENTKQLLENLEEANGQLRNELESLKKQMAKKGEEFKSKLDEREENAKSIENDISRKEKQLKILENKLNNLKKQVENKTKCIEELQQENKVLKKKITAESKKTSIYEGKVNKLQLEVENMNKQHKEAVDIYQKDIETKKVNENKLLEEVEKMRLLADEATITQRETDIKCQHKITEMMALMEKHKHEYDKMVEEKDTELKLYKIKEQEQLSSKRSLESELSCLRNELSSLKEQLKAAIEEKENLAKEHPQNMVPENEKYKKVQTHFSETPKPHFDLDYESINLKNKKSPNDIPVKVNMMEKKKLPSVSAKSPLDSPSLKTYMIKTPPIHKPQSERTNLPSEQCMRKKQKVLLQLDVQSDSSEHSDLLSIVSEEEMFKKLYKDYPQASQLYAMTPKKKPATSNGKTPGSVLKLTTMRKMREAGWTAVSKMDRKRKIKDAERLFT from the exons atggaaaaagaaaaaccgTTTAAATTGTTCGTGCCGCCGCGCCCGAGCGGTGGTCAGGTGTCTGCAGTCAAACCCCAGACTAGTACTCGGGCGACGGGGCTCTGTCAG GGTTTTAACAAATGCCCAGATGATGATTTTAATTTGCCATTTGTAACAACGAGCATACCAAACCGGGGTGAGATCACTAATTCAG ATGCGATTTCACAGCAAGTCAAACTTTGCTCTGAGGCAGATGAAGAG AATATAGCAACAATGAATGAATTGTATTCAAAACTCTACAAAGAGGCTGAGAAGATCAAGCAGTGGAAACAAACTGTAGAATcagaactgaagcagaaagaaagaaaactgcaagaaaacagaaagattatTGAAGCACAGCGTAAAGCCATTCAGGAGTTGCAG tttgaaaatgaaaaactaagtttaaaactggaagatgagataaatgaaaataaagatctCTTAAAAGA AAACAACGCTTCAAGGCATCTGTGTAATCTGCTCAAGGAAACCTGTACTCACTTCACAGAGAAGTCCACCAAAT ATGaacatgaaagagaagaaacaagacaaGTATATGTGGAACTTAATAACAACATTGAA agaatGATAATGGCATTTGAAGAGCTTCGTGTACAAGCAGAGAACACTAGATTGGAAATGTGTTTCAAAT tgaaagaagaagcagaaaaagtggATAAGTTTGAAAAAGAATGCAAACTGGAAGTCAGtatgaaggaaaagcag ATTTCAGCTCTTACCATACAGAGTGATGAAAAAGATGATATAATAAGAGACATCAAGACTCAGCTGCAGGAAGCAAAAAATAAGATTGCTGACTTTGTAGAAGCAAAAA GACATGAAGGAGAACTGTTAAGGGAAACCCAGATGAATCAAGAACATTTGAGGGCAGAACTGGAAGAGGCCAAAGTTTCATTGCAAAAAACAGAG GTTACTCAAAAGAGCTTAGAAATCGAATTGCAGACTGCAGTGAATGCGTTAATTCAGgtcactggagaaaaagaagcacaGGTGGAAGAATGTAAAAAAGCTAAGGCTTTGCATGCATCCCTGATAGAGGAATATGAGACTTCTATTTCCAATATGAAAAGCTTGCtgcaaaaagagcaaaatag ATTGGAGAAATATGAAGATGAGTCAAAGCTACTTACCTTGGAGCTCAGAAATAAGTCTGCTGAACTGG AAGAGATGACTAAACTAAAATGtgacaaagaaatgaaacttgAAGAGCTGTCAGAAACACTG GGAAAAGTTGAAGGACTTCTAGTGAAGAAGAAGGATCTTGAGGCTACTGTAGAAAATttgcaggaaagggaaaaagaaatggaaaatactcTCCAGATCAGAGAG aaagaaatccaCGATTTGAAAGTACAACTGACCAGTACagctgaaaaggaacaaaattatttaaaacaacttATGACACTGAATACAGATCTTGAACAAGAGGC GCAAAAGAATGATCAACTAACAGTGTATATCAATAAGcttttattagaaaaagaaCAACTAGCACAAGAGAAAAGTGGTATGGCTACAGAAATcaagaaactgggagaaaaTAATGAG GatagtagaaaaaaagaagaaaatacaaagcaattaCTTGAAAACCTGGAAGAAGCAAATGGCCAGCTAAG AAATGAACTGGAGTCTTTGAAGAAGCAGATGGCAAAGAAAGGTGAAGAGTTTAAAAGTAAACTggatgaaagagaagaaaat GCTAAGAGTATTGAAAATGATatttcaagaaaggaaaagcagttgAAGATTCTAGAAAATAag TTGAATAATTTGAAGAAACAggtggaaaataaaaccaaatgcatCGAAGAGTTGCAACAGGAG aacaaggtgctgaaaaagaaaattactgcagaaagcaagaaaacaagtatttatGAAGGGAAG GTGAATAAATTACAGTTAGAAGTGGAAAATATGAACAAGCAACATAAGGAAGCAGTTGACATCTATCAAAAAGacattgaaacaaaaaaagtaaatgaaaataaacttcttGAAGAG GTAGAAAAGATGAGGTTGCTTGCTGATGAAGCAACGATAACACAGAGAGAAACTGATATAAAATGTCAACACAAGATAACTGAAATGATGGCACTTATGGAAAAACACAAG catgAATACGATAAAATGGttgaagaaaaagatacagagttaaaactttataaaataaaagaacaagagCAGTTATCATCAAAAAGATCATTG GAAAGTGAGCTGTCATGTTTGAGAAATGAACTGTCATCCCTTAAGGAACAACTTAAAGCAGCAATTGAAGAGAAG GAGAATCTTGCAAAAGAACATCCCCAAAATATGgttcctgaaaatgaaaagtacaAG AAAGTACAAACTCATTTTTCTGAGACTCCTAAACCTCACTTTGATCTGGACTATGAatctattaatttaaaaaataaaaagtctccAAATGATATTCCTGTAAAAGTCAAcatgatggaaaagaaaaaactgccTTCAGTATCTGCTAAAAGTCCCTTGGATAGTCCATCATTAAAG acaTATATGATAAAGACTCCTCCAATACATAAACCGCAAAGTGAAAGGACAAATCTGCCTTCAGAACAGTGCatgaggaaaaagcaaaaagtgcTTCTACAGCTGGATGTTCAGTCAGATAGCTCTGAACACAGTGACCTCCTG agcATAGTCTCGgaggaagaaatgtttaaaaaattgtaCAAAGATTATCCTCAAGCTTCACAATTATATGCCATGACACCAAAAAAG aAACCAGCTACATCAAATGGGAAAACTCCAGGCTCCGTACTGAAACTTACAACCATGAGAAAAATGCGTGAGGCTGGTTGGACTGCAGTTTCTAAAAtggacaggaaaagaaaaattaaagatgctgaaaggcttttcacttaa